The Thermosynechococcus sp. CL-1 genomic interval CGCGCCCTCGATCGCCCTGTCCCCACGCCCCTCGAATCCCGCCTCAGCAAGCTGGTGTTCTATACCCAAGAGATCATTGTTGACAACGAAAGTCTGTGTTGGATTATTCGGCCACGGATTGCGCAGCAGGAGGTATGTCGGCTGCTGGTGGAGGATTTGACGATCGTGCCAATGACGATTCCAGAGCTACTGGATCTGCGCGATCGCCTAGTGAATCGGTACCATCCCAACGAGGGGGATGTTTTTGAAATTGATGTCCAGCCCTTCTATGACTACTCGCCGATCATCCGTGATGCCAAGAATATCGGTAAGGGGGTGGAATTTCTCAACCGTTACTTATCTAGTAAACTTTTCCAAGATCCGCGCCAGTGGCAGCAGAACCTCTTTAACTTTTTGCAAATTCACCGCTACAACGGCTATCAACTCCTGATTAATGAGCGGATTCGCTCTCCTCAGCACCTCTCAGAACAGGTGAAGCAAGCTCTTGTGGCCTTGAGCGATCGCGCCTCCGACGAGGCCTACAGTGAGTTTCGCTTTGAACTCCAAAATCTGGGCTTTGAACCGGGTTGGGGCAATACGGCGGCACGGGTACGCGACACCCTAGAAATTTTAGATCAACTCTTGGATTCGCCCGATCACCAAGTGCTAGAGGCCTTTGTCTCGCGGATTCCGATGCTCTTTCGCATTGCCCTCATTTCTCCCCACGGCTGGTTTGGCCAAGAGGGGGTGCTGGGGCGACCCGACACCGGCGGGCAGGTGGTCTATATCCTCGATCAAGTGAAAAGCCTTGAAAAACAAATGCGGGAGGATTTAGAACTGGCAGGGCTGGGGGTACTGGAGGCACGGCCTAAAATTATTGTCCTGACTCGCCTGATTCCCAATGCCGAAGGAACGCTGTGCAACCAACGCCTAGAGAAAATCTACGGCACCAACAACGCTTGGATCCTGCGGGTGCCGTTTCGGGAATTTAATCCCAAGGTGACCCAAAACTGGATTTCTCGCTTTGAAATCTGGCCCTATTTGGAAACCTTTGCCATTGACGCGGAGCGGGAGTTGCGGGCGGAATTTGGCCATGTGCCCGATTTAATTATTGGTAACTATTCCGATGGCAACTTGGTGGCTTTTTTGCTGGCGCGGCGAATGAAGGTGACCCAATGCAACATTGCCCATGCCCTCGAGAAATCTAAATACCTCTTTAGTAACCTCTACTGGCAGGACTTAGAGGATAAATATCACTTCTCGATGCAATTTACGGCGGATCTGATTGCCATGAATGCTGCCAACTTTATCATCAGCAGCACCTACCAAGAGATTGTGGGCACACCCGACAGTATTGGCCAGTACGAGTCCTATCAATCCTTTACGATGCCTGACCTGTACCATGTGGTGAATGGCATTGAACTCTTTAGCCCGAAATTTAATGTGGTGCCACCGGGGGTGAATGAACAGGTTTACTTTCCCTACTACCACTACACGGAGCGGCTAGAGGGCGATCGCCAGCGATTGGAGGAATTGCTCTTTACCCTTGAGGATCCGCAGCAGATCTACGGTCACTTAGAGTATCCCGAAAAACGCCCTCTCTTTTCGATGGCACGGCTGGATCGCATTAAAAACCTCACAGGACTGGCAGAGGCCTTTGGCCGCAGCAAAGCACTGCAAGAGCGCTGTAATTTAATTTTGGTGGCAGGGAAATTGCGTACCGAAGACTCCAGCGATCGCGAGGAAATCGCCGAAATTGAGAAGCTCTATCAAATCATCCACGAGTACAATCTCCATGGCAAAATTCGCTGGCTAGGGATTCGTTTACCGAAAGCAGATTCGGGGGAAATTTACCGCATCATTGCCGATCGCCAAGGGATTTTTGTCCAGCCGGCGTTGTTTGAAGCTTTTGGCCTGACGATTTTGGAAGCCATGATCAGTGGTCTGCCCACCTTTGGTACCCGCTTTGGTGGCCCTCTGGAAATTATCCAAGATGGGGTGAATGGTTTTTATATCAACCCAACCCACCTAGAAGAAATGGCGGAGACTATCCTCCGCTTTATAGAGGCTTGCGATCGCGATCCGCAGCAGTGGCAACGAATTTCCAAAGCGGGTATCCAGCGGGTCTACAGCACCTACACT includes:
- a CDS encoding sucrose synthase, which codes for MTSVLLESVVESDERADLRQFSRILQLGEKRYLLRNDILGAFADYCRALDRPVPTPLESRLSKLVFYTQEIIVDNESLCWIIRPRIAQQEVCRLLVEDLTIVPMTIPELLDLRDRLVNRYHPNEGDVFEIDVQPFYDYSPIIRDAKNIGKGVEFLNRYLSSKLFQDPRQWQQNLFNFLQIHRYNGYQLLINERIRSPQHLSEQVKQALVALSDRASDEAYSEFRFELQNLGFEPGWGNTAARVRDTLEILDQLLDSPDHQVLEAFVSRIPMLFRIALISPHGWFGQEGVLGRPDTGGQVVYILDQVKSLEKQMREDLELAGLGVLEARPKIIVLTRLIPNAEGTLCNQRLEKIYGTNNAWILRVPFREFNPKVTQNWISRFEIWPYLETFAIDAERELRAEFGHVPDLIIGNYSDGNLVAFLLARRMKVTQCNIAHALEKSKYLFSNLYWQDLEDKYHFSMQFTADLIAMNAANFIISSTYQEIVGTPDSIGQYESYQSFTMPDLYHVVNGIELFSPKFNVVPPGVNEQVYFPYYHYTERLEGDRQRLEELLFTLEDPQQIYGHLEYPEKRPLFSMARLDRIKNLTGLAEAFGRSKALQERCNLILVAGKLRTEDSSDREEIAEIEKLYQIIHEYNLHGKIRWLGIRLPKADSGEIYRIIADRQGIFVQPALFEAFGLTILEAMISGLPTFGTRFGGPLEIIQDGVNGFYINPTHLEEMAETILRFIEACDRDPQQWQRISKAGIQRVYSTYTWKIHCTRLLSLAKIYGFWNFSSQENREDMMRYMEALFYLLYKPRAQALLAEHMQR